gtaacttcttttACACCTTGTTTAGATAAATATTCTACTTCACGTAAAATAGATGTTATAGGTCGCGATCTCTCCCTTCCTCTAGTAAACGGTACTATACAATAAGTACACATGTTATCACAGCCTCTCATTATAGACACAAAAGCAGATATCGAATTTTCATTCAATCGAACAGGTGCTATGTCTGCATATGTTTCTTCGAATGATAAAACGACATTTATAgatttttgatcattttctGTTAGACTTAATAACCTAGGAAGATGCCTGTAGCTATCAGGACCGGCTACTACATCAACCAAAGAATTCTTTTCTAAAACctaaacaatttgaataaagTAGTAGAAATATCCTGTGATTAAATATTACCTTTTCTTTAAGTCTCTCAGCCATACATCCTAATATTCCTATTTTTAACTTTGGTCGATCTTTTTTACGAGATTGTTTTATGCCTTTCATAAATCTGAGTCGTCCCCAAATTTTTTCTTCCGCGCTGTCTCTAATAGCACAAGTCATTATTAGAACAACATCAGCTTCGACGATATCTAATGTACgttcaaaattattatcttttaagATCGAATAAACAATTTCAGTGTCGTTCACGTTCATCTGGCATCCGTATACATCAAAATACACTTTTCTCGGTTTATTAGATAAATTAACAACATAAGGTACATCTTCGTAATCATATTGTTGACATGTTActtctttttgttgattgtttttaagaaaatgtagCAAATTCGGGCCATTGTTGATTTTCTCTTTAAATGATTTATCGATAGCATTTTTCTGTGTGCACATAGACTTTTTATTACATACTAAATACCCTTTGTCGAAACAACTTCTgtaaaacggttttattttgtttataattgttttattcattttattttaaaactatttttgataaattataaatttcataatgctctaacctaaaattatatttttgacattGGGGTATAGCTTGGGAGACATCTATTTATGAATAGCTGAACTTTTTACTAGAACTATCGATCAATTTAACAGATCGAATGAACATCGTAATAAATTATTGATCGTCGATAGTTCACAATGTCAAATGTAGATGACATACGCATTTCGGAAAATATACCTTTTGGATATGTAGTTGTTTTTATCTCCGAAAAGAACTTTAACGAGTATATTATGTGACTGTTtagattaaaatttcaaaaaatactttctattgtttacaaaacaacaaaattagttCGTATTTTGGTTCTGTCGCTTACCTCTAATGTAGTTTGGAAGAAAATTAACAGATGTCgcacattttataaattttcgcGAATATCGTGAACAGAtattttttctctctctcttacaATAATGTAATTCTATACGgcgatctttatttttaatatttaaaaccgtctttagaaatttaaaatgaCAGTTTAGAAATTTTGTGGTTATTTGCAATTGTACAGTGTTTACAAAAGCCTACTATGATCAGTAATTAGGAATGTTGATGCTTGAAGGTAAAagtttgttataaattatttttatcaagtatttatggtgaaataattgaaatttatgtgTGGtgagaaataaatcaaatatcaacTGTGAgtattcaagtttttatttaaaaaaaagtatcacATTTCTTGTCGAAGTTTATCATTTTCAGTTGAATCCGTTATTTCCAGTacaacattttcattttcaaattcgTTTCGATCAGTTTTGAgatgaatatatctaaaatggaaaaataaatacaaatccGGTAGTTTTTAAGCGAAATTAActtacaaaattaataaaaaaacactaATTTGAGTAGAGGCagtcaaaaaaaatataattcctGGATTCAAATTAATACACAATTGGTAAAGAGCGTTATAACAAGTACCGGATATTAATGGTACAGCATTATCAGCTACAGAAAGTACAGCGAATGCTTTACCTAAAAAACGATTCGATATATTCACTAAtccatattaataattaaaaatcaccTTTTTCCGATATAGGAACTATTTTTGAAACTAGAGATCGTATTACAGGCGCCACTATGGGGCCGAAAGACGCAAATACTCCCCCTAAAAACCAACAATTCCGTACCATTTATTTTAAACGAAACACCAAACTTACCTATATAAAACATTGTGATATCAgctgtaaaataaaatattctcgCTATTGTGTGAGCTAAAGCACCGATGATTATAATAACAGTGTCCCTAAACCCTAAAACCTTACTCATAACAGGGATAGCTATCAAAAGAATCACGTCTTGTAGCCCCGATTGTACAGTTCTGAATATACTAAATTGTTCTATAGCCCAATTGAATGTTAATTGACAATACATGAACATTATTTCTCTTTCGTCTCTTTGAAACGTGTACAAAGCCATCATTATCAATAATAACCAAAAATAAGTCCTTTTGTTATTAGATCTTTTTCTAGATAAAACCCTAGTTGTTGCTACTACGTGATTATAATCGAAAAAATCGAGGATCTTATTTTTAGCTTCCGATAAAGGTTTCTGTTTAGGATTACTCCTCCATTTTAGTCTAAATGAAGAATACAACATTGATAATATCATCAGAGAGCCGTTTATAACAAACATATACGAGTAGGATTTATTTAAAacgtatttaaataaataagaacctggatataaaagaaaataaaaaaaattagtattacgAAAACACGTGTAATTTAAATCTCACCTAAAGCTACCCCTATGGGCATTGTCGCTAAATAACACACCTCCAATATGGTAACCCTAATAGTTCGATTTTTAACAGATGAGACATCGATGAGGTATGTCAAGGCAGACGCGAAAATTGCAACGTCTGCGCCGGTCAAGGCGCTTGGTAAAGTTGCCGTGATTGTAACGTATTCCAAAGGCCAttcttttttataactattCACTATTATcattaaggaaaaaaataattttccgaAAAGCCCTATAAGTAATGGGGATTTTCTACCGCGTTTATCCGACCAAGATCCTATGAAAAAAGCTAGAACTATAGGTACAAAATGGCCGGCAATGTTGTTATATATGTGGAATTTCGCGACTGTTTTCTACAAAATGtacaataaatttcaacaaatccAGTTTATTAGGGCATAAGTAtgagaaaaaatacattttaaacagTTTGGACATAATTTGAGACTCCTGGGAGGGAAATAAgattatttaacataatttatgtgcgataattttgaggttaagtgaAAAGATTTGTTTATAGAAGTTTTGAAAAACTTAGTAAGTCTTATAAATTTCccaaaaatcctttttttctttatagtaAATGCATTATTTAGCGAAATATGTAAATAGTTATTGAGAAAATTGTTTAGAAACAACATTTATATCCCTATAACAAAATGGCGATAAATCAAgggtgaattttttattataatgaaaatcgagaattttttatgtcaattCTCACCAACTTTCCCTAGAAATGCCTATTTTTCTGTATAGTAAAGTCTTTTGTATggcaaatatgaaaaatgttgtttaGAAGCAACATTTAAATCCCCATACCAAAATGGCCATAAATCAagtgtgaattttttattacaatgaaaattgagaatttttgatGTCAATTCTCACCAACTTTCCCTAGAAATGCCTATTTTCCTCTATAGTAGAGTGTCTTGTATggcaaatatgaaaaaagttgtttagaagCAACATTTGAATCCCTACACCAAAATGGCCATAAATCAagtgtgaattttttattttaacgaaaattgagaattttttatgtcaattCTCACCAACTTTCCCTAGAAATGCCTATTTTTCTCTATAGTAAAGTCCCTTGTATGGCAAatatgaaataagttttttagaAGCAACATTTGAATCCCTACACCAAAATGGCCATAAATCAAGTGTGAAttctttattttaatgaaaatttttatattgattctcAACAACTTtctcaaaaatatctatttttttttctataataaagtgtcttttatagcaaaatgattttttccaacaacttttttcatatttgccATATAAGACACTTTACTACAGGAAAAactagatattttgaaaaatttaccagacatacttgtttttcaaatttaattttagaaattaatcTTTTACCAAACAGAACTTtaaagaattgaatatttttatctttcataAAAGTCATTTTACATTTCCGAGAAGGCAGTATATATATATCAGAAGCTATCTAGTTaaattaatacattatttttcgaaaaaaacatcaatttggTTCACAAAAAGACATagctttctataatttttgtcatacaaGTCGCAAATCACGTTTTGAGATGATTTTACTCATCATCAGTTATTTGATACCGTTCCAAACAACAATagtagaatttattttaatcccAAGAGTCTACAGTCTCATTATagcaaaatatgaaataaaataaatcaataaatccctatatttagaattaactaaaaataataaaagaacaaaataattttctacaactttttacttcttagatcctttttatatgttttttcgtgataaattgtttttattttggatctctattgaaagaaaattagctcaaaataatatatagatataaaatcaaaacgattaatcacaaaaaacaaaataattagatataaaacACATATTTCAACATCAAAACTACTACAATTTATATATCTTGTTACCTGAActtcttttgttatatttttatactctGGTTCGTTTATATTATGGCATAAAGTTGCATTAAAACCATGATTTACTGTACAAGctttaaatatgtaaaatgaTTGTTCTACTACACTCGTTATCATGAATGCCATCATGTAAAGAATCATTGTCGGTTCGACTGTAATGTAAttacaataatgaatgaatttgtTCTTATATCGgaatttatttgattcatccatctagaaatagaaatagCACACACTATAGTATGGTAAGTATACGtgtatttaattagaaaaaagttatactggataaattcattgttttaatcaagttttataattgattttggATGCAATTTGTGTTAGAAAGTTTActattataactaatttttcaattataatcaCAAAACTATGTTATCggattaaaatatattcaaaactaTCTACTTACTTTCGAATCTTatcaaagttttaataaaacGAACTAAAAACATGTAGATTTATTTCTAACTAGtacaaaacttttcaaaattcatattttttatggaaaacgGTTCAATAATATCCCAGTTTTCCATCTTTTAGTTCACTAAATATTAACTaacatttcaaatatcaatttcattattattatattgaagtTTATGCAACGACGTTTGTCTGATGTTCGCTTTCATTAATAAAAGcgccaaatttgaaatattgattaaatttaaatgattttgagTCTGATAAGAGTGAATATGGTTGCTGAGACCTTATTATCGCGATGGAAAATACACTAATAATTAACGTATAACTAACTTATTATTATCTGACGAAATATGAATTTACTAgtcttatttcaaaaatttattttaatgtttgtagCTGTCGAAACTAACAATGCAAAATGACTTCTGTCAACTTATTAAAACAGCCCGCGTAATTTGAATCTCGTAACAACTCcgtctattaaaatattagtaatCTTACCTTAAAAGCAAAAATAGTCCttataaagtcaatttttattgttttctctatcaaaaattatcatatcactataattgaatcaaattatttaataaaagtaaACTTAAGAGTTGAATTTAAACGTATCTTCAGTGTAGACAATAATGTAATGAACGACAATGAACTTTGACCCTTGATCAATTGAATAAcgtattatataaataaattgtgtaATGATTACAGTTATTATGATGCAACGAAAgcatttttaatgaaacgtactgataaaaattattagttctaaTTCATTTCGTCGTATCTTAAATGTTAAAAACCATCTATTTCTAgggttttttttttctaaatttagatattaaaaaatatagaattcaATAGTTTAGTacaaaaaacaatgtaaataaaaacaCAGAAACGGCGTGGCTTTGTGCAGACGTTCATTTCGATCGATGTATCACGtgatttatttcataatttacactgttaaaaatttgtagaaaCGAATTTTGTCATCGAGGATGAATTAGAAagacattttatataaaaatcaatacaTGATGGACCTTTAATTCCCTATAAAAGACCATTTGAATCAGgtgttttaatgattttatatcgataattattatctattccatatttctttatatagatatagacattttattgaaaatatttttacagtgTACATATTTCGTTATAGCCGCTTTAAGGCGCCAGTCGTTgtttttgtatactttttttaacgtcttgaaaatgtatttacaaATTATCGAAGTTTCTATAGTTATTTAAAGTTAAACTATTTGCAAAACTAGCATTTTACTTAGGTTATTGCTTCTTAAAGAGGTTAAGAGTACGAGTGAATAGTATCGTAGGACaaacactttttaataaataaataaaaaattttcaaactgtTTATTTCCGAATGCATATTGTCTCTTAAAATGTTCATCCTTTtcagtaaataataattattaattaattacaatGTTTATTCAGTCAATTTAGACAACACGCATTACgtaatataatttgaaactgCTAGGGGTGCGTTCCACTAAGCATTAACGGCACCTGAAATACTTTTTTGGGCGAGAACGTCACTAATTACGTCATGACTATTTTACTATTGATTTTACTTTGATGTAAGTAATAACTTACAAAATATAACCTATTGccattcattaatatttatatcgaCGCTCAAAACGCCTAGTAAGCCATTCCAACAggactaagtggaacgggaaagaTCGTTGCCGTGAGTGTTTGGTCGAATGCACCCTAAGAACGCTGTGGAAATTTGACAGAAATATCAGTTAAAAACATCGAACTcgataaatattgtttatcgaGTTCGATggttaaaaattatatcatagAACATACCAGATAGGATATGTTTTGCGGTTGACATTTAGGTTATGAATTGTCGTCTAGTAATTAAGtgtagaaatagaaatatcaaataattttgaaataattattatttaagtttaatatttttgtataaaaaaatagttattttgttttgtgcataatatattataatgacGTTACTGTGTATCGTTGCCATTTTTGAAACcgtggaaaataataaaagttgcaCGTTATTGACTGTAGTGTGGTATACTtagtttttagatttttctaaaaaaatttcggGTCAGGATGATTTAAATagtcaatttataaaaaatatagaccCTGAGTGGTTAAATCGTCTGTCTAGAATTATTTTAAGCCCATTTGGTGTTACTATGAACAATACTCAAGATAAAGTGAGTTATTCTCTCTTTTTACGGGTTTTGGGGtcatatattgaaataaaaacacttttgttttataaatgatCGTTTATcgaaacaattataaaatttaaatacgtTTGTGACACAAAAAGGGgtaaatttttgttctaaaataatacataaatcgGGAGTAAATATGAAGGTTTAATATTGACatgaaaaacatcaaacaatcctttctttttaataaataatttcaaatgtagaataatttttttttaaattcatttaaatgcatcaaatttcaatttaattggaTATCTTGATCTTTACAAAACAATATGGCTTACATTTTAACATATAGAAAGAAGCATTGATACTGCTATGCACAAAAAGTATTTAGATTTCAACGTTTCAAGGTATAACTATTCACTAGCTTCATTAAAAGGCATCTAAATTGTAAAAACGAGGATCTAACTTCCTCGAAAACATCACGgatattaaaaagaagaaattttcaatgaagAGGACAGCAAAAGAAGATTTTCCACAGTGCACCATTCTAAAAATATCCTTTTCAGTGTTTTGATGCAATTGGAGATATTATAAAGAAGAGTTTTCAAATGCAGAGGACAGGGGAAGAAGCTTTTCCACACTGTATCGCTCTAAAAAGTTCCTTCTTAGAGTTTTGACGCTACTAGAGTATTCGGTGTAAGCAAAAACTAACTACAACTCTTCGTTGGCTTCATTACAAGGAAACTAACAAGGATTGTAGTCTCTACATTACCTAAAATGTAAGCCTTCggttcaattatattttttgggtGATGAAATTAT
The sequence above is drawn from the Diorhabda carinulata isolate Delta chromosome 6, icDioCari1.1, whole genome shotgun sequence genome and encodes:
- the LOC130895345 gene encoding proton-coupled folate transporter — encoded protein: MDESNKFRYKNKFIHYCNYITVEPTMILYMMAFMITSVVEQSFYIFKACTVNHGFNATLCHNINEPEYKNITKEVQKTVAKFHIYNNIAGHFVPIVLAFFIGSWSDKRGRKSPLLIGLFGKLFFSLMIIVNSYKKEWPLEYVTITATLPSALTGADVAIFASALTYLIDVSSVKNRTIRVTILEVCYLATMPIGVALGSYLFKYVLNKSYSYMFVINGSLMILSMLYSSFRLKWRSNPKQKPLSEAKNKILDFFDYNHVVATTRVLSRKRSNNKRTYFWLLLIMMALYTFQRDEREIMFMYCQLTFNWAIEQFSIFRTVQSGLQDVILLIAIPVMSKVLGFRDTVIIIIGALAHTIARIFYFTADITMFYIGGVFASFGPIVAPVIRSLVSKIVPISEKGKAFAVLSVADNAVPLISGTCYNALYQLCINLNPGIIFFLTASTQISVFLLILYIHLKTDRNEFENENVVLEITDSTENDKLRQEM